In Archangium violaceum, the following are encoded in one genomic region:
- a CDS encoding ABC transporter ATP-binding protein, with protein MARIELRGIAHAYVPSPASDKDYALRPLELVWEAGGAYALLGPSGCGKTTLLNIISGLLRPSRGQVLFDGVDVTAAPPQQRNIAQVFQFPVIYDTMSVAENLAFPLRNRGLGAEETRARVEEVAELLELTPDLRKRASGLSADMRQRISLGRGLVRRDVAAILLDEPLTVIDPHVKWLLRRKLKQVHEQLKVTLVYVTHDQVEALTLADRVVVMNQGRVVQMGTPQELFERPADTFVGYFIGSPGMNLLPCAVEDGAVVLEGQRLPLDAGVCARARAAGGELRLGIRPEFLRRVSEGTPSSVRVEVTQVEDLGRHKLATTRLGTQTLKVRLPEEERLAPGESCWLELPPRWTTLYAGGSAIS; from the coding sequence ATGGCCAGGATTGAGCTCCGCGGCATCGCCCACGCCTATGTGCCCTCACCGGCGTCCGACAAGGACTACGCGCTGAGGCCCCTGGAGCTCGTCTGGGAGGCCGGCGGCGCCTACGCGCTGCTGGGGCCCTCGGGCTGCGGGAAGACGACGCTGCTCAACATCATCTCCGGCCTGCTGCGGCCCTCGCGAGGCCAGGTGCTCTTCGATGGAGTGGACGTCACCGCGGCCCCGCCGCAGCAGCGCAACATCGCCCAGGTGTTCCAGTTCCCGGTCATCTACGACACGATGAGCGTCGCGGAGAACCTGGCCTTCCCGCTGCGCAACCGGGGCCTGGGCGCCGAGGAGACCCGGGCGCGGGTAGAGGAGGTGGCGGAGCTGCTGGAGCTCACCCCGGACCTGCGCAAGCGCGCGAGCGGGCTGTCCGCGGACATGCGGCAGCGGATTTCGCTGGGGCGAGGGCTGGTGCGCCGGGACGTGGCGGCCATCCTGCTGGACGAGCCGCTGACGGTCATCGACCCGCACGTGAAGTGGCTGCTGCGCCGCAAGCTGAAGCAGGTGCACGAGCAGCTGAAGGTGACGCTCGTGTACGTGACGCATGACCAGGTGGAGGCGCTGACGCTCGCGGACCGGGTGGTGGTGATGAACCAGGGGCGCGTGGTGCAGATGGGCACGCCGCAGGAGCTCTTCGAGCGCCCGGCGGACACCTTCGTCGGCTACTTCATCGGCAGCCCGGGGATGAACCTGCTGCCCTGCGCGGTGGAGGACGGCGCGGTGGTGCTGGAGGGGCAGCGGCTCCCGCTGGACGCGGGCGTGTGCGCGAGGGCGCGGGCGGCCGGAGGCGAGCTGCGGCTCGGCATCCGGCCCGAGTTCCTGCGGCGGGTGTCCGAGGGGACGCCGTCCTCGGTGCGCGTCGAGGTGACGCAGGTGGAGGACCTGGGGCGCCACAAGCTGGCCACGACGCGGCTGGGGACGCAGACCCTCAAGGTGCGGCTGCCGGAGGAGGAGCGGCTCGCCCCCGGCGAGTCCTGCTGGCTGGAGCTGCCGCCTCGCTGGACGACGCTGTACGCCGGAGGCAGTGCCATCTCATGA